A region from the Strix uralensis isolate ZFMK-TIS-50842 chromosome 24, bStrUra1, whole genome shotgun sequence genome encodes:
- the TCP11 gene encoding LOW QUALITY PROTEIN: T-complex protein 11 homolog (The sequence of the model RefSeq protein was modified relative to this genomic sequence to represent the inferred CDS: inserted 6 bases in 4 codons; deleted 2 bases in 1 codon; substituted 3 bases at 3 genomic stop codons), translating into MKCQPRSVGPARGASAASGLCWAGVGSAEEEEEGPSTRTETSLPQVLSMNKLQEXTNDISKLTIVHKIVLNSDFKLQVGSFSPDGGVLENXVKETLHKAFWDSLEEQLSASPPVYTXGIQLLQEVRDCCFFGQALLSLLLPWHNQLRSQIEEALGGELVRQAAERGALGVRGLTTDVLGTTAAACAPXGEEVRGLQSPPAPAQLLRETFRVLGLMKMDILNFTIQSLGTHLQEHNVPYEGKKFQELLDKLPCCRGFLSGCLSPSSDSVKGASWQLKSDIMFSGYQSHFVTPLQAVGIAGERGSAKQQQKCLCPRRRVTGGSSSSTTLPSLRSVLNRGDVNLLCWEPGQKEYPETLFRDQARLQEEQAQVNQFTIRAAVLLVTRAMCGSTFCGSPAFVARLKWVTKVLLEGLSXTRCEEDLEDTSDQVLWEGSRTLAXYPACTTATWASPKGQIKNITVKGNAVWHITEQWIHSFLSLFISPDEQNSQAXFPQGLDSIQEELLQVGCRFGSTIHHSRQVFGLYYSEILRKVLLPDAGMDSF; encoded by the exons ATGAA GTGTCAGCCGCGCTCCGTGGGACCGGCCCGCGGGGCTTCGGCCGCCTCCGGGCTCTGCTGGGCGGGTGTGGGGAgcgctgaggaggaggaggagggtccCTCCACACGTACAGAAA CCAGCCTTCCACAAGTTCTCTCCATGAACAAGCTACAGG TAACTAATGACATTTCCAAGTTGACCATTGTGCACAAAATTGTACTCAACAGTGACTTCAAACTGCAAGTGGGCAGCTTCTCCCCAGACgggggtgt cCTGGAAAACTGAGTGAAGGAGACCTTGCACAAAGCCTTCTGGGACAGCCTGGAGGAACAGCTCTCTGCTAGTCCCCCAGTCTATAC GGGaatccagctgctgcaggaggtaaGGG ATTGCTGCTTCTTTGGGCAGGCCCTGCTATCGCTGCTGCTGCCATGGCACAACCAACTGCGAAGCCAGATTGAAGAGGCCTTGGGCGGGGAGTTGGTTCGGCAGGCGGCTGAGCGTGGTGCTCTGGGTGTCCGCGGGCTCACCACGGACGTCCTTGGCACAACGGCA GCCGCGTGCGCCCCGTGAGGTGAGGAAGTACGAGGGCTGCaaagccccccagccccagctcagctgctCAG GGAGACTTTTCGGGTGTTGGGCCTGATGAAAATGGATATTCTGAATTTTACCATCCAGAGCCTCGGTACCCACCTGCAAGAGCACAACGTCCCGTATGAAGGGAAGAAATTCCAGGAACTCTTGGATAAGCTGCCTT gcTGTAGAGGATTTCTCTCCGGCTGCCTCTCCCCTTCATCAGACTCTGTTAAAGGTGCTTCTTGGCAACTGAAATCCGATATAATGTTCTCTGGATACCAGTCTCA TTTTGTTACCCCCTTGCAGGCAGTGGGGATCGCAGGGGAGAGGGGCAgtgccaagcagcagcagaagtgtcTGTGTCCTCGCAGGCGCGTGACGGGGGGCAGCAGCAGTAGCACAACTCTGCCAAGTCTCAGGTCCGTGCTGAATCGAGGAGACGTGAATCTACTCTGCTGGGAGCCTGGGCAAAAGGAATACCCTGAG ACACTGTTTAGGGATCAGGCCCGACTGCAGGAAGAACAAGCGCAGGTGAATCAGTTTACCATCAGGGCTGCAGTCCTGCTGGTGACCAGGGCCATGTGTGGAAGCACCTTCTGTGGCTCACCTGCGTTTGTAGCTAGGCTGAAATGGGTAACAAAGGTCCTCTTGGAAGGGCTGTCTTGAACCAG GTGTGAAGAAGATTTAGAAGACACCAGCGACCAAGTGCTCTGGGAAGGCAGCAGGACTCTCG GTTACCCTGCTTGTACCACTGCCACATGGGCTTCCCCCAAAGGCCAGATAAAAAACATCACAGTCAAGGGCAACGCAGTCTGGCACATCACCG AGCAGTGGATTCACTCCTTCCTCAGTCTTTTCATTTCCCCCGATGAACAGAATTCTCAAGC TTTCCCACAGGGCCTTGATTCCattcaggaagagctgctgcaAGTTGGGTGCAGGTTTGGAAGCACGATCCACCACAGCAGGCAGGTGTTTGGACTGTACTACTCAGAAATTCTCAGGAAGGTGCTTCTCCCAGACGCAGGGATGGATTCTTTCTGA
- the ANKS1A gene encoding ankyrin repeat and SAM domain-containing protein 1A isoform X9 → MEDQDLRDIGIGDPQHRRKLLQAARSLPKLKPLGCDGNSQPSVPAWLDSLGLQDYIQSFLSSGYSSIDTVKNLWELEIVNVLKVNLLGHRKRIIASLADRPYEEPPAKPPRFSQLRCQDLMSQTSSPLSQNDSCTGRSADLLLPSGDTGKRQHDRSTEVAPYSRAERYKAQEDRRESKLTLRPPSLAAPYAPVQNWQHQPEKLIFESCGYEANYLGSMLIKDLRGTESTQDACAKMRKSTEHMKKIPTIILSITYKGVKFIDASNKNVIAEHEIRNISCAAQDPEDLCTFAYITKDLQTSHHYCHVFSTVDVNLTYEIILTLGQAFEVAYQLALQAQRAKPLGAGAGEMIETKSSKPVPKPRAGMRKSALEPPEVDQDSQSHASVSWVVDPKQDSKRTLSTKYETTIF, encoded by the exons ATGGAGGACCAGGACCTTCGGGACATCGGGATCGGTGACCCGCAGCACCGTCGGAAGCTCCTCCAGGCTGCTCGCTCCCTCCCCAAG TTGAAACCCCTGGGCTGTGATGGGAACAGCCAGCCTTCGGTTCCCGCATGGCTCGACTCTTTGGGGCTGCAGGACTACATCCAGTCCTTCCTCTCGAGCGGCTACAGCTCTATTGACACTGTGAAAAACCTCTGGGAGCTTGAAATAGTAAAC GTGTTGAAGGTGAATCTGCTGGGCCATCGGAAGAGGATCATCGCCTCCCTGGCAGACAGACCCTACGAGGAGCCACCGGCAAAGCCGCCGCGGTTCTCGCAGCTGAGA TGCCAGGACTTGATGTCCCAGACGTCGTCACCCCTGAGTCAGAACGACTCCTGCACGGGCAGATCTGCCGATCTCCTGCTGCCCTCCGGGGACACTGGGAAGAGGCAACATGACCGCAGCACTGAGGTTGCTCCCTACTCCAGAGCTGAGCGCTACAAAGCACAG GAGGACCGTCGGGAGTCAAAGCTGACCCTGCgcccccccagcctggctgccccGTACGCCCCAGTCCAAAACTGGCAGCACCAGCCAGAGAAGCTAATCTTCGAGTCCTGCGGGTACGAGGCCAAC TACTTGGGTTCCATGTTGATCAAAGACCTCCGAGGGACGGAGTCTACGCAGGACGCCTGTGCCAAGATGAGG aaatccaCAGAGCATATGAAGAAGATCCCGACCATAATACTGTCCATCACATACAAAGGGGTGAAGTTCATCGACGCCTCTAACAAG AATGTCATTGCTGAGCACGAGATCCGGAACATCTCCTGCGCTGCTCAGGACCCCGAGGATCTCTGCACGTTCGCCTACATCACCAAGGACCTGCAGACCAGCCACCACTACTGCCACGTCTTCAGCACCGTGGATGTG AACCTGACGTACGAGATCATCCTCACGTTGGGGCAGGCGTTTGAGGTCGCCTACCAGCTGGCCCTCCAAGCCCAGAGAGCAAAGCCTctgggtgctggagcaggagaaatgATCGAAACAAAATCTTCCAAACCGGTGCCTAAACCGCGAGCGGGCATGAGGAAATCTGCA CTGGAGCCCCCTGAAGTGGACCAAGACTCCCAGTCTCATGCCAGTGTCTCCTGGGTCGTGGACCCCAAACAGGACTCCAAGCGGACCCTCAGCACTAAGTATGAGACCACTATCTTCTAA